A window of Gloeocapsa sp. PCC 73106 genomic DNA:
CTTTATAAGATACTTCGATCGCTTCGGGGCGAATGACTTCGAGATAGACACCGGGGATACTGAGACAACCTTCTTCGAAGCCGCATTTTTCTCGACTGTAACGAGTAATTTGGGGATTGATCAAAATCAAAGGAGGATTAGCGGGGTTATCGGGTTCACAATCGATGACGATTATCTGTTTATTGATATTTACCTGAGGTGCGGCTAAACCAATGCCATTGGCTGTATACATGGTTTGTAGCATTTTTTCAGCTAATTTTCTGGTTTCAGGATCAACTTTAGCGATGCGTTTGGCGTTACCTCGCAGGGCGCGATCGCCCAAATAATGGATGTCTAAAGGAGGTTTTTCTAACTTTTGTTTTTCGACGCTGATTACTGGATTCATGCAACTATGGGAAAATAAAAACAGATCACTTTTTTTGATTTTAACATTTGCGCTGTTATCGAGCCCGCGGTTTTGGGCATACTCTAATTTAAAGACTTTGTTCTTGAGCAGCAATTATGACCAGTAGCACAATCAAACGAATTCCTGGATTAAAACAACTGTGGAAACGCCTAGATTCTCTTCCTTTACCCCAAACAGAAGAATCTATTCTGCTGCGCTTTTTGGTGCAGACTTTGGTGATTGTGGGAATCATCGCTACTGATATAGCTTCAGGAAGATACATGAGTCTCTGGGCTATTCCCTTAAGTATTGTTGGTGCGGCTTGGAGTTGGCGCCGACGTCGTTACCGCAACGTTATGGTCAAGTTTCTGTTAGCTGTAGGGATGATTTTGGTGTTATTTTTGTTCTTTGGCAATCTTTTTGCTAATTTAACCGACACCAGAATGGTACTAGCGGAGTTACTGATACAACTGCAAGTTCTCCATAGTTTTGATTTACCTCGCCGCAAAGATCTCGGCTATTCTATGGTTATTGGTCTAATTTTATTAGGAGTTGCGGGTACGGTATCTCAAACTTTGAGTTTCGCGCCTTTATTGCTAGTTTTTCTGGCGATCGCTTTGCCCACTTTGAATTTAGACTATCAGGCGCGTTTGGGGATTAAGCCCGAGAATAAGCCCATTAAGCCTCAAAATAGGGTTAAAATGGAGTTAAGAACTCTAAAAGTCTCTAAATTTGCTTATTTGACCCTGGGAATTATTTTATTGGGTTTAGTTATCTTTGCTGTGATGCCTCGTTTTTCTGGTTACCAATTCCGCAGTTTTCCTATGGATAGCCCTGTGGATCTTCAAGAAAGAAGATTTGAACTAGAAAATTCAGCGGTGATTAACCCAGGTTTAGAAGGATTGACAGGAGAAAATAACTCTCTAGGAAAGGGAAGAGGTCTCATACCCGAAAGCGGTCCTGGAGAACTAGATACGGAATTCTATTATGGATTTAACCATAAAATGAACCAGAATCTACGGGGGACGATGACTCCAAAATTAGTGATGCGCATTCGTTCTCAAGCTCCTGGTTTCTGGAGAATGTTAGCCTTTGACTATTACAATGGACAGGGATGGGAAATTTCCCGGGAAGCGAAAACCTCTACCATTTCACGCCCCCATTGGTCTTATCGCTTTTCTTTACCTGTATCTGTTAGGTCCGACAATTCTAAAACGATCGTACAGACTTACAATATAGCTTCTGATTTGCCCAATATCATCCCGGTACTATCTCAACCCCAATATTTGTTCTTCCCAACACGAGAAATAGCGGTAGATGCTGAAGATGGTTTGCGATCGCCCTTTTATCTCATTAAAGGACTAACTTATACGGTAGTTTCACAAGTCCCCTATCGCGATCGCACTTTACTTAGGGAATCCTCTCAAGATTACCCCTTGGAAATTACTAAATACTACCTACAGGTTCCTAACGAGATTCAAGCTAAAGTCAAAGAAGTTGCTTTATCTCTTTTAGCTAAGTCACCTCAACCGATAACTTCCCCCTATGAACAGGCACTTTTTCTAGCTCAAAGTCTCAAACAAAATTATACAATTCAACCGGATTTACCCTTTTTTGAAGAGGATGAGGACTTAGTAGAATCGTTTTTATTCCGTCATCAAGGTGGTTATCCCGATCATTTTGCCTCGGTTTTAACCGTGATGTTGCGTTCTTTAGGTATTCCTGCGAGGTTAGGAGTAGGCTTTGCTTCGGGTAATTTTAATCCCTTTACAGGGTACTATTTAATCTACAATACCGATGCTCACGCTCTAACTGAGGTGTATTTTCCCAGAGCGGGTTGGTTTGCTTTTGATCCTATTCCCGGCAATGAAATTGTACCTCAATCTTTTCAAGAAGACCAAGGTTTTGGTATCTTAGGACAAATCTGGCGCTGGATTTCGGGTTGGTTGCCGAATCCGGTTAGCGAGTTTATTAATAATTTATTTGAAGCGATCTTTACCAGCATTTACCAGTTTTTAACGGGCTTTTGGCGCTTAGTTTCCAATAGTATTGTCGGGTTTTTAATTGGTATCCTATCTGTAGTCTTACTTAGTTTCTTGATTTGGTTAGGCTTTGCTCAAGCACAAAACTGGCGCCAGAGTCGTTATTTAGCTAAGCTAGCCCCTATAGAAAGATTATACCGAGAAATGCTCAACTGGCTCCTGCATAAAGGATATCCCAAGCATCCCGCCCAAACACCTCTGGAATACGCTCAAATCGCCCGGGAACATCATCAAGCGTCAAAAGCTAAGATTATTGAGGAAATTTCTCAAGCTTACGTAGAATGGCGCTATGGTGCAGCAACGCCCAATGTATCCCATCTGTATCAACGATTTAAGTTACTTAAAACCAACAAAAAATGAAATAATTCATGGTGATTTCTTGTCTAGGCGATCGTTCTAGCTAGTAGAAGATTTCACCAATAATAGTCAGAATATTAAGTAAATGTATATTAGAAAGCGGATGGTAATGAAACTGAGCAAGATTGGAACAAAATTAGCAAAAATGAGTATTGACTGGAAATAGTTGATGTGGTATGTATTATTGGTAGAAAAGTAAGAAGTAAGTTTACTTCATGAGTTTTCCAGTACAGTTTTGCTTATCACCACAACTACGGAAGAGCCGGTATTAATGCTTATGACAGATCAGGCTTCTCAGTAAGTGGGGCAGGTGATATTAACGGCATTCAG
This region includes:
- the def gene encoding peptide deformylase, giving the protein MNPVISVEKQKLEKPPLDIHYLGDRALRGNAKRIAKVDPETRKLAEKMLQTMYTANGIGLAAPQVNINKQIIVIDCEPDNPANPPLILINPQITRYSREKCGFEEGCLSIPGVYLEVIRPEAIEVSYKDENGRPQKIPASGLLSRAIQHEMDHLRGVLFVDRVQNGLALTEELKKHGFSVQSVQPYQE
- a CDS encoding DUF3488 and DUF4129 domain-containing transglutaminase family protein → MTSSTIKRIPGLKQLWKRLDSLPLPQTEESILLRFLVQTLVIVGIIATDIASGRYMSLWAIPLSIVGAAWSWRRRRYRNVMVKFLLAVGMILVLFLFFGNLFANLTDTRMVLAELLIQLQVLHSFDLPRRKDLGYSMVIGLILLGVAGTVSQTLSFAPLLLVFLAIALPTLNLDYQARLGIKPENKPIKPQNRVKMELRTLKVSKFAYLTLGIILLGLVIFAVMPRFSGYQFRSFPMDSPVDLQERRFELENSAVINPGLEGLTGENNSLGKGRGLIPESGPGELDTEFYYGFNHKMNQNLRGTMTPKLVMRIRSQAPGFWRMLAFDYYNGQGWEISREAKTSTISRPHWSYRFSLPVSVRSDNSKTIVQTYNIASDLPNIIPVLSQPQYLFFPTREIAVDAEDGLRSPFYLIKGLTYTVVSQVPYRDRTLLRESSQDYPLEITKYYLQVPNEIQAKVKEVALSLLAKSPQPITSPYEQALFLAQSLKQNYTIQPDLPFFEEDEDLVESFLFRHQGGYPDHFASVLTVMLRSLGIPARLGVGFASGNFNPFTGYYLIYNTDAHALTEVYFPRAGWFAFDPIPGNEIVPQSFQEDQGFGILGQIWRWISGWLPNPVSEFINNLFEAIFTSIYQFLTGFWRLVSNSIVGFLIGILSVVLLSFLIWLGFAQAQNWRQSRYLAKLAPIERLYREMLNWLLHKGYPKHPAQTPLEYAQIAREHHQASKAKIIEEISQAYVEWRYGAATPNVSHLYQRFKLLKTNKK